The Deltaproteobacteria bacterium genome contains the following window.
GATACAATGCCGTACCACAAGGAGGGACCATGGACGGAAAAACAACCCGCATCGTGGCGTTGCTGCTGCTTGTCCTTGCCGTGAACCTGATTGGCTGCTCGCCGACACAGTACATCGTGCGATCCATGGACCCCCTCATGGCGAGCATGAACACCGCCGTGAACAAAAATCCCGATGTCGACATGGTCCGTGACGCCCTGCCTGCGACACTGCTCCAGCTGGACGGGTTCATAGAGGCCTCCCCCAACCCGACGCTGCTCCTGCGGGCGTCGGAGGCCTATTTCGGCTACACCTTCGCCTTTGTCGAAAAGGAAGACAGGGAACGGGCGCGGATGCTCTATCTCAAGGCCCGTGATTACGCGCTCCGCGTACTCTTCGAAAATGAGGAGGTCAGGGACAATTTCAACTGCGGCATCGACGCCTTCAGGGAATCCCTTGAGGGACTTGACAGGGATGACGTTCCGGCCCTGTACTGGGCGGCCAACACATGGATGGCCTGGATCGCCCTGAACCTTGAAGACCCGGAGGTCCTGCTGGATATTCCCAAGGTCGAGGCCATGCTGCTGCGGTCCGTCGAGCTGGACGACACATACTATTACGGAGGCGCCCATGCCGTTCTCGGTGCCTTTTACGCGTCGCGATCGAAGGTCCTGGGAGGGGACCCCGAAAGGGCGAAATATCATTTTGACCGGGCCTTTGAGATATCGGGGTCACGGCTGCTCTTCGTGCACCTGCTTTACGCCCAGTATTACGCCTACCAGATGCAGGACAGGGACATCTTTGTGGAGACACTGGAGCGTGTGATCGCAACCCCCGTCGACTATTTCCCCGAGAAGAATTTCGCCAACGAGGTTGCCAAGAGGAAGGCACGGGAACTTCTGGAACAGGTGGACATCTATTTTTGACGGTCTCGTAAAAGGTTCTGGTACGACGTTTCGTTTCATCCTTTGTCACCGCAACGTATGCACAAGGACGCAGCTCATTTGATGAGGAACAGTGAAGAGGAAGTTACCATGAAAAGATGTATGATCGCGATACCGGCCCTGCTGTTGGTAGCAGGGCTTCTGTGCGGTTCCGGCTTTGCGGCGGCGAAAAGCCCGGTCACGGTCAAGATGGCGACCCTGGCGCCGAAGGGTTCTTCCATTATGAACATCTTTGACGAGCTTTCGGCGGAGATCAGGGAGAGGACCGGAGGCGAGGTGATTTTCAAGGTCTACTGGGGCGGTGTGCAGGGTGACGAAAAGGATGTGCTGAGAAAGATCAGGCTGGGGCAGTTGCACGGCGGCGGCTTCATGGGGTCCGGCCTCGGTCAGATCGTTCCGGCCGTGCGGGTGACCGAGATACCATACTTTTTCAGGAATTACGACGAGGTCGATTATGTCCGTTCCCGCCTGGAGGGAACAATGAACCGGCTCTTTGAAGAGCAGGGATTCATCGTCCTGGGATGGATGAATCTGGGCTTTATCTATACCTTTTCAAAAGTGCCGCTGACGTCTCTCGCAGTTGCCAGGGAGCAGAAATGGTGGACCCTGGAAGGTGATCCCATCGGGCGGGAGGTGTTCAAGGCGTTGGACATATCACCCATATCTCTTTCCATAGCCGATGTGGCGACATCGCTGTCCACGAACCTGATCGACTGTGCCGCATCAACACCCTATGGTGCCGTAGCCTTTCAGTGGTACACCAGGTTCGGATACATGGGCGAGTATCCCTCGTCGAATATCCTGGGAGCGACGGTGGTGACCCGGGAGATCTGGGACCGGATCAGCCCCGAAAGCCGGGAGGTCGTCCTTGACGTATCCCAGAAAGCCCATGAGAGGATCGTTCAGGCCACCCGCCGGGAGGACGCAAAATGCCTTGAAATTCTGGTGAGAGAAGGGATCCAGGTCGTGCGGGACATCGAAAACCCGGAAGAGATGCAGTATATCTTCGAAGCGGCGGAGAAGGCCAGGGAAAACCTGGTGGGGGAACTCTACAGCCGGGAGCTCCTGGACAGGACCCTCTCACTTGTCGAGGAATACCGGGCGAGTCATCCTGAAAACAGGACCATCGAAATAATTCAGTAGGAGAAACGGCTATGCGCCGCAGGGCACGTGGTGAGATCATTCTTGCCTGCATCGCGCGATGCGAGGAGTTCCTGGTTTCCGCGGCCCTGGGTGCAATGGTTCTCCTGGTCCTGACGCAGATCGTTCTGAGGAATTTCTTTTCCATCGGGATTCCCGGCGGGGCCGAGGTGGTCCGTCACCTGGTGCTCTGGGTCGCCTTTCTCGGCGCCGGCATTGCCGCACGTGACCGGAAGCATATCAAGATCGAACTGGCGGGACACCTGGTAACCCCCACGGCGCACCGTTTCTTTGAACTCGTCACCGGGCTGTTTTCGGTCATCATCTGCAGCATTCTGTTTTACGCATCAATTACCTTCGTATACGTCGATTATCAGGGCGGGGGTGCCATTGCCTTTTTCAATGTCCCGGTGTGGATACTCCAGGTGATCATCCCTGTCGGTTTCGCGGTGATCACCCTGCGGTTCACCCTGCGCTTCGTGGAGAACGTCCGCTCACTGGTCAAGGGGGAGTAACGGGATTGACGATCGCTGCGATCATCCTCATTGTCCTCATGGCCTTCATGGGAGCCCCGGTCTTCGTGGTGCTCTCTTCCTTTGCCATCCTGGGGTTCTTCCTCTCGGACATCCGCTTTGCCGTCCTCATTGTCGACATCTACAGCAAATTTTCCAACAACCCCGTCCTGTACACGATACCGATCTTTACCTTCGCCGGGTATATCCTCGCTGAAAGCAGGGCTTCCATCAGGATCGTACATTTTTCCCAGGCCCTCTTCGGGTGGATGCCGGGGGGGCTTGCCATTGTCTCCCTGGTGGCCTGCGCCTTCTTCACCGCCTTCACCGGGGCATCGGGGGTGACCATCATCGCTCTCGGCGGGCTTCTCTTTCCGGCGCTTATCAAGGAACGGTATCAGGAAAGATTTTCCCTGGGGCTCCTGACCTCGTCGGGAAGCCTGGGGCTTCTCTTCTTTCCAAGCCTACCCATCATCATATACGGCGTCGTAGCCGAGGAGAGCATTCCGAAGCTCTTTGCCGCCGGCCTTCTGCCGGGGGTATTTCTCATCGTTATCCTCTCGGCCTACAGTATTTTTGTCGGCACGCGGTCCCGTGTTGTACGAGAGACGTTTTCCGTCGCGAAGATCATGAAAACGGCCTGGGTGGCCAAGTGGGAGCTTCTCATCCCGGTCATCCTCATCGTGGGAATATTCGGCGGTTTCGTCACCCTGGGTGAGGTCGCGTCCATTATCGCCGCCTACGCGCTCATTGTTGAAATACTTATCCATCGTGACATACGGCCGGCCGACCTCCCGGAAATAATGCATCAGAGCATGGTACTGGTGGGGGCAATCTTTATCATTTTCGGCTCCGCCCTTGCCCTGACGACCTACCTGGTCGATGCTGAGATACCGCTTGCCGTGCTGGATTTCATCCAGTCCCACATATCGTCGAAGCTCGTCTTTCTCATCGCCTTGAATATCTTTTTGCTCGTCGTCGGCTGCATCATGGATGTCTATTCCGCGCTCGTGGTGGTCGTTCCCCTGATCGTGCCCATCGCGACGAGTTACGACATCAATCCCGTTCACCTGGGGATCATCTTTCTGACGAACCTCGAGATCGGATATTCCACGCCTCCCGTGGGAATGAACCTCTTCATCTCCTGCATCAGATTCGGCAGAACGGTCGTCACCCTCTACCGGGCGGCTGTCCCCTTCATCATCATCCTGCTCATCGGCCTCCTGGTGATAACTTATGTCCCCGCCCTGAGCCTCTGGCTCGTCGAGGTGACAGGGATACAGTAGGGATTTCGGATTACGGATTAGTAGGATTACGGATTAGGAGAAAAGTGCCTGAGTTCCTGAGTGCGTGATTCGTTATCCGTGAATGATTCATGCTTTTCACCATGTCGCGTTGTCGCTTTGCCCCGCTGTGGCTTTTAAAGGACGCCCGATGGATCGGGCAACTACGAGAACGGTTCATGGGATTGTAAGTTCGCATATTAATGGGTATGCAGATTTGTGAAAATATGGATTCCGGATATCCGCTGGCGCGGATTCCGGAATGACAAAGAGAAGTGGCGCGGATTCCGGAATGACAAAGAGAAGTGGCGTGGATTCCGGAATGAAAAAAAGAAGTGGTGCGGGTCCCGGAGCACCAAGCTGTTTTAAATCATTGACAAGTGTTGCGAAAAATGTATTGTTTTTTCGCACATTACTTTTTTACCGGCATACGGCAGGGATATTCCTGTGCATGCGAGGGGCCGGTGCCGGACCGGATGCCGGAGTTACCGCTGATATGTTTGATTGCCGGCGTAACAATGCCGCTTCCCCATTTCATGGAAAGGAACGTTTCCACGCTATGAACGAAGACATGAAACAGTATCTGCAACCGACGCCCATTATCAATTACGATGAGTCCTCCGTGGCCGCCTTCGCCAGGGCCAACGCCGGGACGTCGTCCGACCCGGTGGCACGGGCCGTGAGCCTGTACTATGCCGTCCGGGACGGTATCCGTTACGATCCCTACAGTTGCGAGCTCTCCGTCGAAGGGCTCCAGGCAAGCACCACATTGCGGACCCGCCGGGGGTGGTGCGTGGCCAAGGCGATCGTGCTTGCCGGATGCTGCCGCCTCTTCGGGATCCCCGCCCGGCTCGGATTCGCCGATGTTCGGAACCATCTGGCCACCAAGCGCATGCGGGAGGCCATGAATACCGATGTCTTCTTCTGGCACGGCTATACGTCGATCCACCTTGACGGGACCTGGGTCAAGGCGACCCCCGCCTTCAATATCGAACTCTGTGAACGGTTCAGGATAGCGCCGCTCGATTTCGACGGGCGCAGCGACTCGATCTACCAGCCCTTCGACCTTGAAGGGAACCGGCATATGGAATATCTGAGGTATCGGGGGGAACTCGCCGATGTTCCCATCCAGGAGATCATGGATACCTTCATCAGGGAATATACCTTCGACCTGACCATCAGGGACGCTGATTTTGATTCGGAAGCGGAGGAGGAGCTGTCCACCGGCTGAATCAGTGCTTGTTGGAATTCTGCTTGATGGTAAACTTGCCTTCTATCCATTCTCCGCGATACTGTGTGCCGTCGGTTGCCGTCAGCACACCCTCGCCGAACATGGAGCCTTCCTTCCAAATTCCTTCGTATTTCGAGCCGTCCGAAAAGAGAAGAACCCCAGGGCCTTCGCACATGCCGTTTTCCCATTCACCGTTATATTTGTTTCCATCGGCCGATATCATTTCGCCCGTACCGTTTTTGAGGCCTTTCCCCCATTGTCCGCTGTAACGCCCTCCGTCGGGCAGCGTTTCCCGTCCCTCTCCGTGGGCCTCTCCGTTCTCCCACTGTCCTTCATAGCGGTACCCGTCGGCAAGGAGCATGATTCCCGTTCCGTGAGGCACGCCGTTCTTCCACTGTCCCTCATAGCGGCTTCCATCGGGCCAGATAAAGGTGCCGTTGCCGTGAAACATGCCTGACATGACAGTTCCGCTGTACCGTGCCCCACTGTTGAAGGTCAGCATGCCCTCGGCTTCGGACACGCTTTCGCGCCATCGAAAATCAACAACCTCGTGGCCGTTGGTTTTCCGGGAAGATTTCACGAGAGGAACATTTTTACGGTTCACTGATCGACCTCCGTTGTACCAGCGTACTTGCCGTTTCTGAATTCTCCAACATATCGCTTGCCACTTGAGAATTCCATAATGCCCCAGCCGTGGGGAAGACCGTTTTCGAACTGGCCCGAGTACCTTCTTCCATCTGCCATGGTCATCGTTCCCTGCCCATGGTACTTATTGTCCTGAAACTGGCCCTCATACTTGTCACCCGTGGGATAGATCAGCACCCCGGTTCCGTTGAATAGAAAATCCTTGAATTCGCCGGCGTACTTCCTTCCATCCGGCAATACCAATGTTCCCTTTCCGTTAAATTTACCCTTGCGATAGTGTCCGCTGTACTTCATCCCGTCGGAAAATGTTTCCGTGCCCAGCCCCTCACACCGGTCATCGACCCAGTCCCCGATATATTTTCTTCCATCGGGCATGGTTGCTGTTCCGTGGCCGTTCCTTTTGTCTTTCTTCCACTGTCCGATGTAGGTTGAACCATCGGCCATGTTCAGGATGCCGTGTCCTTCGCGGACACCATTTTTCCATTCGCCGACGTAGCGGCTGCCGTCGGCATATTTCAGGATTCCCTGGCCGTCGGGTGTGCCATTGATCGTTTCGCCGACGTAACGGCTTCCGTCGGAAAGAGTGACAGCTGGCTGGCCTGAAGGCAGAGCCTCCTGCTTCTCATCAGGCCGTACCGGCACATCCTCGAGTGGTTTTTTCAGCGCCGTTCCTGCGACCGATATGGTAATTTCCTGTTCAGCCATCCTGCTGGCAGTTTCTTCGGCTCTTACCCTGAGTTCTTCCACCCTTTTCTGCCATTCCAGTTCTTCGGCCTGAAGGCGGGCTTCTTCTTCGGCGATTTTTCTCGCGGCTTCCTCGGCACGCTCTCGAACCTCCTCAGACCGTCTTTTCAGTTCTTCCTCGACCTGCCGTGCCGCTTCCTCTTCTTTCCTGAACCGGGCCTCCTCTTCTGTCACCCTTTGCGCAGCTTCTTCGGCCCGCTTTCGAGCCTCCCGAATCCTTCGTTGCAGTTCCTCCTCGGTCCTGAGATGCTCAGCCTCTTCAGATTCCAGCCGTTTCGCCTCTTCCCCCCGGGTTCTCGTTTTTTCCTCTTCCGCCTGAAGGATCGCCTGCTCCCGCTGAAGGAGTTCCTGTTCCTCTTCCTGTAACCGGGCTTCTTTTTCCGCCAGCCTCTGTGCCGTTTCATCGGCCCGCTTGCGCATTTCATCGGCTCGCTTGCGCAGTTCTTCTTCGGCCTGCTTCGTTGCCTCTTCTTCCGACCTGAGCCGTGCCGTTTCTTCTGCGAGCCGTGCCGCGGCTTCCTCAGCCCTTCGCCGTGAATCTTCGGCCTTTCCCCGCAGTTCCTTTTCCTCCACCTTGAGCCGCGCCTCCTCGGCCTCCATCTTTCTGGCGGCTTCGGTTGCCTGATTCCGTGCTTCGTCGATCCGTTTCTTCAGTTCTTCTTCGGCCGCCGTCCTTTTTTCTTCTTCGGTCCTGAAGCGTGATTCTTCCTCGGCAAGTCTCATGGCGGCTTGCTTGGCCCGCTGCCGGGCATCCTCTGCCTTTTTCTGAAGTTCTCCTTCCTCCTCCTTCAACCGGGTTTCTTCTTGCGCCATCCTGGCCGCTGTTTCTTCGAGCCGTTTTCGAGCCTCAACGACCCGCTGTTTCAGGTCTTCCTCGGCCTGCTCGCACGCCTGTTCTTCCGCCCCGAGCTTCAATTCCTGCTCTGCAAGTCTCGCAGCGGCATCCTGAGACCGCTGACGTGCCCGTTCGGCCCGTTGCCTCAATTCCTCGGCTTCCGCCTGGAGGCGCGTTTCTTCCTCGCTCAGCTTTTTGACGGCTGCTTCACGGTAATGACGTGCTTCGACAGTTCTTCTCTTCAGCTCTTCTTCCTCAACCTTGAGCCGCTCTTCTTCCGCCGATTTCAGCTGGGCTTCTTCCACTTTCTTTTGTAATTCCTGTTCACCCGTTTTGAGCCGTTCTTCTTCCTCGGCCATGCGTTTGATGGCTGCTTCCGTTTTACGTCGTGCCTCTTCGATCCGCTCGGCCAATTCGCTCTCAGCCTTTTCGCGGGTTTCCTCCTCCCGTTGCAGGAGGGCCTCCTGGTCGGCGATTTTCCTTGCGGTGTCCTCTGCGCGACGTCGCGCCTCTTCGGTTTTTTCGTGAAGTTCTTCCTCTTCCTTCCGCAGGCGGGTTTCTTCTTCAGCGAGTTTTGCGGCAGCTTCATCTTTCTTGAGACGGGCAGCTTCGGCTCTTTTCCTGAGCTCTTCTTCGGCTTTTTCTCCTTCTTCCTGCCGGCGAACGAGGCGTTCTTCCTCATCGGCAAGTATTCGAGCCGCTTCGTCCGCTTTCCGGCGGGTATCTTCGACCCTTTTCCGTAATTCCGCTTCTTCCTTTCTGAGTCGCTCTTCTTCTTCGGCAAGGTGCCGGGCTCTTTCCTCAGTCCTGGTTCGTGCTTCCTCAGCTTTTTTCTTCAGTTCTTCTTCGGCTGCCTTGAGCTCTGTTTGCTCTTCGGATTTGCGCCTCACAACCTCGAATTTTTTCTTCAGTTCCTCTTCTTCGATTCTGAGCTGTTCCTCAACTTCGGCAAATTTTCGCGCCGTCTCCGCTTTTTTCTGCCGCGAAGCTACTGCCCTTTTCTTCAGTTCCTCTTCTTCGGCCACAAGGCGACTTTCTTCTTCTTCGGCCTTGCTGGCGGCAGCTTCCGTCTTTTGTTGCGCTTCAGCGATTTTCCGGGTTAGTTCCTCTTCTTCTGCGGTAAGCCGGCTTTCTTCTTCGGCGAGTTTACGGGCCATTTCTTCCCGCTTCAGTTGGGCCTCCTGTACTCGACGCCCAAAGTCTTCTTCTTCTACACGCAGGCGTTCTTCTTCCTCCGCGAGCCGCCCCGCTGCTGCCTCAGATTTGAGTCGTGCCTCCTCCATTTTTTTCCGAAGGGCCGATTCTTCGTTTCTGAGCCGTTCCTCCTCTTCCATTGTCCGGCGTGCTTCTTCGGTTTTTTGTTTCAGTTCCTCCTCGTCGGAACGTAATCTCGCTTCAGCGGCGGCAAGCAGATCAGCAGCCTCCTTTGTCTTTTGCCGTGCTTCCTCGCCTTTTTTCTTCAGTTCGATCTCGGTCCGTCTGCTTTTTTCTTCTTCCGCTTCTAACAGCGCTACTTCTTCGGCAAGCCGCTGTGCCGCCTCTTCGGTCATTCTCTTGGTGTCGGCGATCTTTTTCTTCAACTCCTCTTCGGCGGCCCGGCCGGCTTCTTCTTCTGCTCTCAGCCGCGCTTCCTCTTCGGCAAGCTTCTGTGCCGCTTCTTCAGTTTTCAGGCGTGTTCCCTCAACCTTTTTTCGCAGTTCCTCTTCTTCGGTCCGGAGCCGTGCTTCTTCCTCTGCGAGGTTCGCGGCGGCTTCTTCAGTTTTTACCCGTGCTTCCTCCGCCTTTTTCCTCAGTTCCTCGGCTTCGGTCCGGAGCCTCGCTTCTTCCCGGGATTTTTGACCGACCTCCTCGATCTTCTTCTGCAGGTCTTCTTCCTCGGTCCGGAGCCGGGCTTCGATTTCCTTCAGACGCTCAGCGGCATCACTGGACTTGGTCCGTGCTTCCTCCGTTTTCTTGAGCAGCTCGGCCTCAACCAGTGTCAATGATTCCTCTTCGGCCTTCAGTCGTGATTCTTCCTCGGCTATTTTTCGTGCCGTCTCCTCCGTCTTGAACCGCGCTTCTTCGACCTTTTTTCGTAATTCTTCTTCTTCGGCCCGGAGGCGTTCTTCTTTCTCGGCCATCCTTACGGCGGTTTCTTCAGCTTTCCGCCGCGTTTCAGCGGCACGTTTTTTCAATTCCTCTTCAGCCAGAATACTTTCCTTTTCTTCCGCCCTGAGTCGTGCCTCTTCTTCAGTTATCTTCCGTGCCGCTTCCTGGGTCCTGAGCCTTGACTCCTCGACCTTTCTCCTGAGAGATTCTTCTTCGGCCTGCAGACGGGCTTCCTCTTCGGCCAATCGATTCGCAAGTTCCTCCGTTTTCAATCGCGCTTCTTCCGCGTTTTTTCTCAGGTCCTCTTCTTCAGCGGCAAGCCGGGCCTTTTCATCGGCAAGGCTTTTAATAGTTTCCTGGGCCCGCAGGCGTGCCTCTTCCGCTTTTTTGTGTTCCTCCTCTTCAGTCCGGAGTCGTGCCTGTTCAACGGCCAGTTTCTGCGCGGCTTCTTCCGTTCGTTTGCGTGCCTCGTCGGCTTTTCTTTTCAGTTCCTCAGCCTCGGCCCGCAGCCGGGCTTCTTCCTCTGCTATCCGTCGCGCCTTTTCCTCGGCTTCCCGCCGCGCTTTTTCGGCTCTCTGACGTGCCTCTTCTTCGGCCCGCAGCCGGGTTTCCTCCTCGGCTATCTTCCGGGCCGCCTCCTCGGTCCTCCGGCGGGCCTCCTCGGCTTTTTTCCGAAGCTCCTCGGCTTGTTCTTTCAGGTGGGCTTCTTCTTCGGCAAGTTTGCGGGCTATCTCTTCAGATTGTTTCTTTGCTTTCTCAGCCTGTTCCCTGCTTTCATCCTTTCGTGCGTTTCCCTCATCCCATAGACCCTCGAATTGCTTTCCGTCGGTCCCGGTGAAGGCGCCACGCCCATGGGGGAGACTGTTTTTCCATACTCCGCGGTAATTGCTTCCATCGAGCCAGGTAAACACACCATGGCCTTCGAAGGTGCCGCCTGAAAACTGACCTTCGTACATGCTGCCGTCAGGCCAGCTGAACGTGCCGATCCCTTGAAAATCCTGCTCGTTCAGGGTTACTCTGTAACAGCTTTCTTCTGCGGATTCCCGCTTCAGCATGGGTACACCGAGGTCCTCTCCCCAAAAGGATTCCTTGAAAAAAAAGGAGTATATGGGAGCAATGGATGTCCGTCAATAAAAATGATGGAAGGAAGTGATAATTATGAATGATCCTGATTTGTTGTATGTTGATGTGCGATCCCGTTACCCTCCGTGCGCAGGGAAGCATCCGGTTCGACAGAGCTGTGGAAAGCACTCCGCAGGTGACAAAGCTACAGTGTTTTTACCGGTATCACCATTCCCATCTTCCGGCACGCGTCGGCGATCAGGACCTTCTGCATTCCCTGGAGAGGCCCGCTTCTGCTGAAAAGTCCTTTCCCCATGGCTTTCATGATGCCGAGGACCCCGAGTTTTTTTACCAGCAGCATGGTCAGTTCCTTTTCCAGTTCGGCAAAGGTGCGCTCCTTGTCGGGAAGTCCGAAGAGTGGGACGGAAAGGTCGATGGCGACCGCTTCGGGATTGGTCGTGTTTTTTGAAAATGCCTCCAGTTGCATCCCGATGGTCGTGTTTGCCGTTACGATGGCTTCAACGAGCTTGTCCGGCTTCATGGTTCCTCCTGATTCTCATGTGATCCTTCGCGCCGCATGAAATCCTTCATGGATGGCGTTGTAGATTTTTCGGGGTTCGAGGCAATCGCCGATGACCCGCACCTCTCTGTCCCCTTGCTCCAGGGCCTTCGCGAGCGCGTCGTCCGCC
Protein-coding sequences here:
- the dctP gene encoding TRAP transporter substrate-binding protein DctP, whose amino-acid sequence is MKRCMIAIPALLLVAGLLCGSGFAAAKSPVTVKMATLAPKGSSIMNIFDELSAEIRERTGGEVIFKVYWGGVQGDEKDVLRKIRLGQLHGGGFMGSGLGQIVPAVRVTEIPYFFRNYDEVDYVRSRLEGTMNRLFEEQGFIVLGWMNLGFIYTFSKVPLTSLAVAREQKWWTLEGDPIGREVFKALDISPISLSIADVATSLSTNLIDCAASTPYGAVAFQWYTRFGYMGEYPSSNILGATVVTREIWDRISPESREVVLDVSQKAHERIVQATRREDAKCLEILVREGIQVVRDIENPEEMQYIFEAAEKARENLVGELYSRELLDRTLSLVEEYRASHPENRTIEIIQ
- a CDS encoding TRAP transporter small permease yields the protein MRRRARGEIILACIARCEEFLVSAALGAMVLLVLTQIVLRNFFSIGIPGGAEVVRHLVLWVAFLGAGIAARDRKHIKIELAGHLVTPTAHRFFELVTGLFSVIICSILFYASITFVYVDYQGGGAIAFFNVPVWILQVIIPVGFAVITLRFTLRFVENVRSLVKGE
- a CDS encoding TRAP transporter large permease subunit translates to MTIAAIILIVLMAFMGAPVFVVLSSFAILGFFLSDIRFAVLIVDIYSKFSNNPVLYTIPIFTFAGYILAESRASIRIVHFSQALFGWMPGGLAIVSLVACAFFTAFTGASGVTIIALGGLLFPALIKERYQERFSLGLLTSSGSLGLLFFPSLPIIIYGVVAEESIPKLFAAGLLPGVFLIVILSAYSIFVGTRSRVVRETFSVAKIMKTAWVAKWELLIPVILIVGIFGGFVTLGEVASIIAAYALIVEILIHRDIRPADLPEIMHQSMVLVGAIFIIFGSALALTTYLVDAEIPLAVLDFIQSHISSKLVFLIALNIFLLVVGCIMDVYSALVVVVPLIVPIATSYDINPVHLGIIFLTNLEIGYSTPPVGMNLFISCIRFGRTVVTLYRAAVPFIIILLIGLLVITYVPALSLWLVEVTGIQ
- a CDS encoding transglutaminase family protein, which gives rise to MKQYLQPTPIINYDESSVAAFARANAGTSSDPVARAVSLYYAVRDGIRYDPYSCELSVEGLQASTTLRTRRGWCVAKAIVLAGCCRLFGIPARLGFADVRNHLATKRMREAMNTDVFFWHGYTSIHLDGTWVKATPAFNIELCERFRIAPLDFDGRSDSIYQPFDLEGNRHMEYLRYRGELADVPIQEIMDTFIREYTFDLTIRDADFDSEAEEELSTG